One genomic window of Argonema galeatum A003/A1 includes the following:
- a CDS encoding type II toxin-antitoxin system HicA family toxin, which yields MFEKFGWQVARRSGSHIILVKEGETVTLSVPDIER from the coding sequence GTGTTTGAAAAGTTTGGTTGGCAGGTTGCACGTCGAAGTGGGAGTCACATCATCTTGGTCAAGGAAGGCGAAACCGTAACGCTATCCGTTCCAGACATCGAGAGGTAG
- a CDS encoding type II toxin-antitoxin system HicB family antitoxin: MRFNVTVDRDEDGMWIVECPSIPGCISQGQTKEEALENIKDAIFACLQVRAERGFPLTVETHQVEVMA, translated from the coding sequence ATGAGGTTTAATGTAACAGTCGATCGAGATGAAGATGGAATGTGGATTGTGGAGTGTCCTAGTATACCAGGCTGTATCAGTCAAGGTCAGACCAAAGAAGAGGCACTAGAAAACATTAAAGATGCCATTTTTGCCTGTCTCCAAGTCCGTGCGGAACGAGGTTTCCCACTTACCGTAGAGACGCATCAGGTAGAGGTTATGGCGTAA